Genomic window (Alphaproteobacteria bacterium SS10):
AGCTTATGAACCTCGGCCTCAAGGACCTGTAGGCGTTTTCCGAAATCGGCACTCATATCCATCAGGGTTTTGGCATCAACGGCGATGCCGGCCAATTCCATGGCGCCAATGACTGGCACAAGGTGGCGTTCGATACGCTCATAAACCGTGGCCATGCGGTCCTGAACCAGTCTGGGTTTTAAGATGCTATGTAATCTTAGCGTTGCCTCGGCATCCTCGGCGGCATATTTCGTCGCGGTGGGGATGTCGACGTGATCAAAGGTGATCTGTTTCTTGCCCTTACCGACCACGCTCTCATACTTCACCATCTCATGGCCAAGATAGTGGAGGGTGAGGGCGTCAAGGCCATGGCTTTGGCGGCTACCATCCAGGACATAAGACAACAGCATGGTGTCGTCTATGGGATTGACCGAAATGCCCTGACGCTTCAGCAGCTGCCAGTCATATTTGAAGTTGTGGCCAATCTTCAGGACCGAAGGGTCCTCCAGCACGGGCTTCAGCGCGCCGATCACCTGATCCATCGGCAGTTGCTTAATGTCATCGCCGTCTTGGGCATCCAACAGATCACCACCTTGCTGGTGATTGATCGGGACATAGGCAGCACCCGTTGGCTTCGCGGCCAGGCAGATGCCAACCAGCTTGGCCGTCACGGTGTGTAGGCTGGTGGTCTCGGTATCAATCGCGAGAATGCCGGTGTCATAGGAATCCGCAATGATCGCATTCAGCGTGTCCAGATCAGTGATGGTTGGGAAATCGATATCACCAATTGGTGGGTTATCATCCCCCTCACTTTTGGTCACCGCCTCGGCGGCAACATCACTGACCGGGATGTCGCTGACACTACCGACGGTTAGTTGATCCACCACGCGCTGGGTCAGGGTCTTAAAGTTCTGATCGCGCAGGAAGCCGCCCAGGGTTTCTGCCGTGGGTTGCTCTGCGATCAAGCTCTCTAATGGTTCTGGCACCGGGCTGTTCTGGTCCAGCTCAACCAAGCGGCGAGAGATGCGCGCCTGCTCAGCGAACTCGATGAGGTTCTCACGGCGCTTGTTCTGTTTGATCTCACCCGCCCGCTCTAGCAGCGTATCGAGATCACCATATTCGTTGATCAGCTGGGCGGCGGTTTTAACGCCGATGCCAGGTACGCCGGGCACGTTATCGACGCTGTCGCCGGCGAGTGATTGGACATCGACCACACGTTCTGGCCCGACGCCAAACTTCTCCATCACCTCATCAAAGCTGGAGCGCTTGTTCTTCATCGTGTCGAACAGGCTGATCTTATCATCGACCAGCTGCATCAGGTCCTTATCGGAGGAGACGATGACCACCTCCTGATCCTTCGCCCGTGCTTGCTTGGCATAGGTTGCGATCAGGTCATCCGCCTCATACCCATCCAGTTCGATGCAGGGCAGAGCGAACGCCCGGGTTGCGTCGCGGATCAGACCAAATTGCGGGCGCAGATCCTCGGGCGGGTCATCCCGGTTGGCTTTGTATTCAGAGTAGATCTCGTTGCGGAAGGTGACCGAGCTGGCATCGAAGATGACGCCAATATTGTGGGCATCGA
Coding sequences:
- the polA gene encoding DNA polymerase I, encoding MSDRQYDPAKPLYLVDGSGFIFRAYHALPPMNRADGTQVNAVYGFCNMLLKLLTDFDAHNIGVIFDASSVTFRNEIYSEYKANRDDPPEDLRPQFGLIRDATRAFALPCIELDGYEADDLIATYAKQARAKDQEVVIVSSDKDLMQLVDDKISLFDTMKNKRSSFDEVMEKFGVGPERVVDVQSLAGDSVDNVPGVPGIGVKTAAQLINEYGDLDTLLERAGEIKQNKRRENLIEFAEQARISRRLVELDQNSPVPEPLESLIAEQPTAETLGGFLRDQNFKTLTQRVVDQLTVGSVSDIPVSDVAAEAVTKSEGDDNPPIGDIDFPTITDLDTLNAIIADSYDTGILAIDTETTSLHTVTAKLVGICLAAKPTGAAYVPINHQQGGDLLDAQDGDDIKQLPMDQVIGALKPVLEDPSVLKIGHNFKYDWQLLKRQGISVNPIDDTMLLSYVLDGSRQSHGLDALTLHYLGHEMVKYESVVGKGKKQITFDHVDIPTATKYAAEDAEATLRLHSILKPRLVQDRMATVYERIERHLVPVIGAMELAGIAVDAKTLMDMSADFGKRLQVLEAEVHKLAGTEFNLGSPKQLGEVLFDQLGLPGGKKSKTGAWSTAADVIEPLADEHEVVAKLLEWRSLSKLKSTYTDALQNDIVPSPTGGRVHTSFSMAATNTGRLSSSDPNLQNIPIRTEEGRKIRTAFVAPKGKVLIAADYSQIELRLAAHLAGVEALKQAFKDGIDIHAATASQVFDVPLDEMTGELRRRAKAINFGIIYGISAFGLAKQIQVSNGEAKEYIDAYLGRFSELTEFMEDQKAFAREHGYVETLFGRRCYINGIQDKNPAMRGFAERQAINAPLQGTAADIIKRAMIALPPALAEAGLETTMLLQVHDELIFEAPEAEGEKAIELIKKVMSGAAHLDVPLVVDANQAQSWAEAH